A single genomic interval of Selenobaculum gibii harbors:
- the floA gene encoding flotillin-like protein FloA (flotillin-like protein involved in membrane lipid rafts), translating into MVFLHFVPLGLWISAIAAGVRVGIFTLVGMRLRRVPPSYIVMPLIKANKAGLDVSVNQLEAHYLAGGNVDRVIDALIAAHRAQIPLPFERSAAIDLAGREVLEAVQMSVNPKVIETPVVSAVAQNGIELKIKARVTVRANIDRLVGGAGEATIIARVGEGIVTTVGSSDDHKDVLANPDHISRTVLSKGLDAGTAFEILSIDIADVDVGRNIGAELMTDQAEADKRIAQAKAEERRAMAVAKEQEMKAYTQEMEAKVVEAQSEVPHAMALALREGRIGVMDYYNMNNITADTQMREAISKAGPQANPGELPQNR; encoded by the coding sequence ATGGTTTTTTTGCATTTTGTACCGTTAGGTCTTTGGATTTCAGCAATTGCAGCAGGGGTTAGAGTAGGAATTTTTACATTGGTAGGAATGAGATTGAGAAGGGTACCACCTTCATACATTGTTATGCCACTAATAAAAGCAAACAAAGCAGGCCTTGATGTGAGTGTAAATCAACTTGAAGCACATTATTTAGCGGGGGGAAATGTTGATCGAGTAATTGATGCACTTATAGCCGCACATCGCGCGCAGATTCCATTGCCTTTTGAACGTTCAGCTGCAATTGATTTAGCTGGTCGTGAGGTATTAGAAGCTGTACAAATGAGCGTAAATCCAAAAGTAATTGAAACACCTGTTGTTTCTGCGGTTGCTCAAAATGGTATTGAATTAAAAATCAAAGCACGTGTTACTGTGCGCGCAAACATTGACCGATTAGTGGGTGGAGCTGGTGAAGCAACAATTATCGCTAGAGTTGGTGAAGGTATTGTTACTACAGTTGGTTCATCCGATGATCATAAAGATGTATTAGCGAATCCGGATCATATTTCTAGAACGGTTCTTTCAAAAGGATTAGATGCTGGAACAGCATTTGAAATCCTATCAATTGATATAGCCGATGTTGATGTAGGGCGTAATATCGGTGCAGAACTTATGACTGATCAAGCTGAAGCTGACAAACGCATAGCTCAAGCGAAAGCCGAAGAACGTCGCGCGATGGCTGTAGCAAAAGAACAAGAGATGAAGGCTTACACGCAAGAAATGGAAGCTAAAGTAGTTGAAGCGCAGTCTGAGGTTCCGCATGCTATGGCACTAGCGCTTCGTGAAGGTAGAATTGGTGTGATGGATTATTATAATATGAATAATATTACTGCTGATACGCAAATGCGTGAAGCTATCAGTAAGGCTGGTCCGCAAGCAAATCCAGGCGAACTGCCTCAAAATAGGTAG
- a CDS encoding GatB/YqeY domain-containing protein, whose protein sequence is MSLKEQLTEDMKQAMKAREAGKQRLSVIRMVRAAIKKVEIDSKKELNDDEVLDIVAKEVKMRKDSMEEFKKGNRQDLVEQLEQEIAILLPYLPQQLTEEEIRALVSDAVAQTGAVSAKEMGKVMAVLMPKVKGRADGKLVNTIVREFLNQ, encoded by the coding sequence ATGTCTCTTAAAGAGCAATTGACTGAAGACATGAAGCAGGCTATGAAAGCGAGAGAGGCTGGTAAACAACGTCTTTCCGTTATTCGCATGGTTCGTGCCGCGATAAAAAAAGTTGAGATTGACAGTAAAAAAGAACTAAATGATGATGAAGTTCTTGATATAGTCGCTAAAGAAGTAAAAATGCGCAAGGATTCGATGGAAGAGTTCAAGAAAGGAAATCGTCAAGATTTAGTTGAACAGCTTGAACAAGAAATTGCAATATTATTGCCATATCTTCCTCAACAACTAACTGAAGAAGAAATTCGTGCTTTAGTCAGTGATGCAGTAGCGCAAACAGGTGCTGTGTCTGCTAAAGAAATGGGTAAAGTTATGGCGGTATTGATGCCAAAAGTAAAAGGTCGTGCAGATGGCAAGCTTGTTAATACCATTGTGCGTGAATTTTTAAATCAATAA
- a CDS encoding cyclase family protein: MINFNLKGFGIDTISVDSVDSTDFMNHRKFLKNNIILIENLKNLNGVRHKYFEFYVLPLNIKGADGAPVRAIARLTDE; encoded by the coding sequence TTGATAAATTTTAATCTGAAAGGATTTGGCATAGATACAATTTCTGTTGATTCAGTAGATTCGACGGATTTTATGAATCATCGAAAATTTTTGAAGAATAATATTATCTTAATTGAAAATTTAAAGAACCTTAATGGTGTGAGACACAAATACTTTGAGTTTTATGTTTTGCCATTAAATATAAAAGGCGCAGATGGGGCGCCAGTTCGTGCAATTGCACGACTAACAGATGAATAA
- a CDS encoding cyclase family protein: MMKIVDLSHLLEANMIVYPEDDEPRFETVAIADKDGYNSTKITMDYHLGTHIDVPYHMISDGLTVDRLPVDLFCGCAIIIDVSHLAGKNFD; this comes from the coding sequence ATGATGAAAATAGTTGATTTATCTCATTTATTAGAAGCGAATATGATAGTTTATCCAGAGGATGATGAACCTCGTTTTGAGACCGTAGCTATTGCTGACAAAGATGGGTATAATAGTACTAAAATAACAATGGATTATCATCTTGGCACACATATAGATGTTCCATATCATATGATTTCAGATGGATTGACAGTAGATAGGTTGCCGGTCGATTTATTTTGTGGGTGTGCAATAATTATAGATGTGAGTCACTTAGCTGGGAAAAATTTTGATTGA
- a CDS encoding two-component system sensor histidine kinase NtrB produces the protein MYSTLANKSMLVQEDDYKEYFDNATTGVVYLDVNHRIKNLNNEAKRICHLDHHDIIGRKAELVFADFGDEFLNIFSVGKDEEIKCGTMKIKINGQQIYLQVNTLRIFDNTGSVVGHIIIMQDVSAVRAALKQIHTTKMLMSLGEVAAGVAHHVRTPLTTISGYLQLMLGRLENDKYTVKRDILEGLLGEVSYINNVVKELIMFAKPSVVKKPGVDINRILNEALLLTFNHFGNEEIQLQRQIIKGLPTITGDASLLQQALVNILQNALEAMGDKGVLAVKTWRDYETNMLVISIVDTGAGVPTEILPKVFEPFYTTKLDRMGLGLPIAYRIVAEHGGFINLTLATGDTTGTKVHIYLPVLEDNSRRLSVVHQQVLNLQ, from the coding sequence ATGTATAGTACGCTTGCGAATAAATCAATGTTAGTACAAGAAGATGATTATAAGGAATATTTTGACAATGCAACTACGGGAGTGGTTTATTTAGATGTAAATCATCGTATTAAAAATCTAAATAATGAAGCCAAACGAATTTGTCATTTAGATCATCATGATATAATAGGCAGAAAAGCAGAATTGGTTTTTGCTGATTTTGGTGATGAATTTTTAAATATTTTTTCTGTAGGAAAAGATGAAGAAATTAAATGTGGAACGATGAAGATAAAAATTAATGGGCAGCAGATTTATTTACAAGTAAATACATTACGAATTTTTGATAATACAGGTAGTGTTGTCGGACATATTATAATAATGCAAGATGTTTCCGCCGTAAGAGCGGCATTGAAGCAGATACACACAACTAAAATGTTAATGTCGCTTGGCGAAGTTGCTGCAGGTGTTGCACATCATGTTAGAACACCGCTCACAACAATTAGTGGGTATTTACAATTAATGCTTGGCAGATTAGAAAATGATAAATATACTGTAAAACGAGATATCTTAGAAGGTTTGTTAGGCGAGGTGTCGTATATAAATAATGTTGTCAAAGAATTAATCATGTTTGCTAAACCTTCAGTCGTAAAAAAGCCGGGTGTAGATATAAATCGTATTTTAAATGAGGCGTTACTATTAACATTTAATCATTTTGGAAATGAAGAGATTCAACTACAAAGACAAATTATAAAAGGGTTACCGACGATTACGGGTGATGCAAGTTTGTTGCAACAAGCATTGGTAAATATTTTACAAAATGCATTAGAAGCGATGGGAGATAAAGGTGTTTTAGCAGTTAAAACTTGGCGCGATTATGAAACGAATATGCTTGTCATTTCCATCGTTGATACGGGAGCGGGAGTTCCAACGGAAATATTACCGAAAGTTTTTGAACCATTTTATACAACAAAGCTTGATCGCATGGGGCTCGGACTTCCGATTGCTTATCGAATTGTAGCAGAGCATGGCGGGTTTATTAATTTAACTCTGGCAACTGGAGATACAACAGGAACTAAAGTTCATATTTATTTACCAGTACTCGAGGATAATAGTCGGCGTTTGTCCGTTGTACATCAGCAAGTGTTAAATTTACAGTAG
- the dnaJ gene encoding molecular chaperone DnaJ: MSKRDYYEVLGVSKTASEDEIKKAFRKLARKYHPDMNRENPKEAEEKFKEANEAYEILSNAERRAQYDQFGHAAFDGSAGGGQGGFGGFGGFSGGGFGDIFDMFFGGQGGFGGSRRPGPERGSDLRYDLEIDFKEAAFGKETEISIPRTEECEVCHGSGAAPGTHPETCPQCKGAGQVQFAQNTPFGRMVNMKTCERCNGEGKIVHSPCKSCGGKGKKRAKRKISVKIPAGVDNGSRLRISGEGEAGMRGGPAGDLYVYIFVKPHKIFSREGTEVICEVPINFVQASLGDEIEVPTLDGKVKMKIPEGIQSGTILRLKNKGIPYLRGQGRGDQHVKIKVLTPQKLDEQQKQMLKDFAKATGESVNPEQKSWFKKIFNI, translated from the coding sequence GTGAGTAAACGCGATTATTATGAGGTGCTTGGTGTATCGAAAACGGCATCAGAAGATGAAATCAAAAAAGCGTTTAGAAAACTAGCCAGAAAATATCATCCCGATATGAATCGTGAAAATCCCAAAGAAGCAGAAGAAAAGTTTAAAGAAGCAAATGAAGCTTATGAAATATTATCAAATGCAGAGCGTAGAGCGCAATACGATCAATTTGGTCATGCAGCGTTTGATGGCAGTGCAGGTGGTGGTCAAGGCGGATTTGGTGGATTCGGAGGCTTTAGCGGTGGCGGTTTCGGAGATATTTTTGATATGTTTTTTGGCGGTCAAGGTGGATTTGGCGGTTCTCGTCGTCCAGGACCGGAACGTGGGTCTGATTTACGCTATGATTTAGAAATTGATTTTAAAGAAGCAGCTTTTGGTAAAGAAACTGAAATCAGTATACCAAGAACTGAAGAGTGCGAAGTTTGTCATGGTAGTGGTGCTGCCCCTGGAACACATCCAGAAACTTGTCCGCAATGTAAAGGAGCTGGACAAGTGCAATTTGCACAAAATACACCATTTGGCAGAATGGTAAATATGAAAACATGCGAACGCTGTAATGGGGAAGGGAAAATTGTCCACTCTCCATGCAAATCTTGTGGTGGTAAAGGGAAGAAACGCGCAAAACGCAAGATCAGCGTAAAAATTCCAGCTGGTGTAGATAATGGCTCTAGACTTCGAATTTCAGGCGAAGGTGAAGCTGGTATGCGTGGTGGTCCAGCAGGGGACTTATACGTATACATTTTTGTAAAACCACATAAAATTTTCTCTCGTGAAGGTACAGAAGTTATTTGTGAAGTGCCAATTAACTTTGTTCAAGCTTCATTGGGCGATGAAATTGAAGTTCCTACACTAGATGGAAAAGTGAAGATGAAAATCCCTGAAGGGATTCAATCTGGTACAATTTTACGTCTTAAAAATAAAGGCATTCCATATCTTAGAGGGCAAGGCCGTGGTGATCAACATGTAAAAATTAAAGTTTTGACACCGCAAAAATTAGATGAACAACAAAAACAAATGCTGAAAGATTTCGCTAAAGCCACAGGTGAAAGTGTGAATCCTGAGCAAAAAAGCTGGTTCAAAAAAATATTTAATATTTAG
- the mtaB gene encoding tRNA (N(6)-L-threonylcarbamoyladenosine(37)-C(2))-methylthiotransferase MtaB, giving the protein MPRVALTTLGCKVNQFETETMEGLFKKRNYEIVDFDEHADFYIINTCSVTHLGEKKSRQLIRRAMRLNPQAIIAVTGCYSQIAPDQVSEIEGVKVIVGTKERHKIVELVERAAKEEGVINAITDIMKAKEFEDIPLFQSPGRTRAFLKIQEGCTNFCTYCIIPYARGPLRSRRLESIKKEAEKLVEGEFKEIVLTGIHLGAYGRDLEDNINLVDAVKTVLSIQGLKRLRLGSLESIELSPELLELFTLDNRFCSHLHLPLQAGQNDILKAMNRHYTVAEYRELINHVFEKVPNIAISTDIIVGFPGETEELFEQSLNFVRTMNFSKMHVFPYSKRKGTPAASYPNQVDEHEKKERVHRMQLLADEKAQEFHKTFVGKTVQVLFETKHNEVTDGLTDNYIRVYVDSDSVHTGEIYKVYLEKIYKDGLWGKRIVE; this is encoded by the coding sequence TTGCCACGAGTTGCGTTGACTACTTTAGGATGTAAAGTAAATCAGTTTGAAACCGAAACTATGGAAGGTTTATTTAAAAAACGTAATTATGAAATCGTAGATTTTGACGAACATGCGGATTTCTATATAATCAATACTTGTTCAGTTACGCATTTAGGCGAAAAAAAATCACGTCAATTAATTCGTCGTGCAATGCGTTTAAATCCACAGGCGATTATCGCGGTTACTGGATGTTATTCTCAGATAGCACCTGATCAAGTGAGTGAAATTGAAGGTGTTAAAGTTATTGTAGGGACTAAAGAACGCCATAAAATTGTTGAGTTAGTGGAACGAGCAGCAAAAGAAGAAGGCGTTATTAATGCCATTACAGATATTATGAAAGCAAAAGAATTTGAAGATATTCCTCTATTTCAGTCTCCAGGTAGAACTCGTGCGTTTCTTAAGATTCAAGAAGGATGTACAAATTTTTGTACATATTGTATTATTCCTTATGCTAGAGGCCCTTTACGTTCAAGAAGACTTGAGAGTATAAAAAAAGAAGCGGAAAAATTAGTAGAGGGTGAATTTAAGGAAATTGTTTTGACAGGAATTCATTTAGGGGCATATGGACGTGATCTAGAGGATAATATAAATTTAGTAGATGCAGTTAAGACTGTATTATCTATCCAAGGATTAAAAAGATTAAGGTTAGGTTCTTTAGAATCCATTGAATTATCGCCAGAATTGCTTGAACTTTTTACTCTTGATAATAGGTTTTGCTCGCATTTGCATTTACCTTTGCAGGCAGGCCAAAATGATATTTTAAAAGCAATGAATCGTCATTATACAGTAGCTGAATATCGTGAATTGATAAATCATGTGTTTGAAAAAGTCCCCAACATTGCTATATCTACAGACATTATTGTTGGATTCCCCGGTGAGACAGAAGAACTATTTGAACAAAGTTTAAATTTTGTGCGAACAATGAATTTTTCTAAAATGCATGTATTTCCTTATTCAAAACGAAAGGGGACACCAGCAGCCTCTTACCCGAATCAAGTGGATGAGCATGAAAAAAAAGAGCGTGTGCATCGCATGCAATTATTAGCGGATGAAAAGGCGCAGGAATTTCATAAGACTTTTGTAGGCAAAACAGTACAGGTGTTATTTGAAACGAAACATAACGAGGTTACAGATGGCCTAACTGACAATTATATTCGTGTCTATGTAGATTCTGATAGTGTTCATACGGGGGAAATATACAAAGTATATTTAGAAAAAATATATAAAGATGGTTTGTGGGGAAAACGAATTGTCGAATAA
- the rpsU gene encoding 30S ribosomal protein S21, which yields MSEVKVGKNETIDSALRRFKRTCQKAGTLAEVRKREHYEKPSVKRKKKSEAARKRKFKA from the coding sequence ATGTCAGAAGTTAAAGTTGGAAAAAACGAAACAATCGATAGTGCACTCCGCAGATTTAAACGTACTTGCCAAAAGGCTGGAACTCTTGCTGAGGTTAGAAAACGTGAACACTATGAAAAACCTAGTGTAAAACGTAAGAAAAAATCCGAAGCTGCACGTAAACGCAAATTTAAGGCTTAA
- a CDS encoding 16S rRNA (uracil(1498)-N(3))-methyltransferase: MRRFFVADVVEDKIKIDGSDAHHIRRVLRYKLGDKLIVVDGSGKVMEAFIIEISDEMVIAEVKEVLDNNTESPIELILAQCLPKGDKMELVVQKAVELGVSTIYPIVSENCVVKYDEKKKMARQIKWQKIADEAAKQCGRTILPTVESVTELKIFLENIDSNLEALMCYEGEAEEPIKKILAESLANRFLVLIGPEGGFTKNEVEICQKAGLKIATLGKRILRTETAAIAASAIVMYEKGDLGAMMKG; the protein is encoded by the coding sequence TTGAGAAGATTTTTTGTTGCCGATGTCGTAGAAGATAAGATAAAGATTGACGGCAGTGATGCGCACCATATTAGACGTGTATTGCGCTATAAATTAGGAGATAAATTAATTGTAGTAGATGGCAGTGGTAAAGTTATGGAGGCATTTATCATTGAAATTAGCGATGAAATGGTTATTGCTGAGGTAAAAGAAGTTTTAGATAATAATACAGAATCGCCGATTGAACTTATTTTAGCGCAATGTCTGCCTAAAGGAGATAAGATGGAATTAGTTGTACAAAAAGCTGTGGAATTAGGTGTCAGTACAATCTATCCAATTGTCAGTGAAAACTGTGTTGTAAAATATGATGAAAAAAAGAAAATGGCACGGCAAATAAAATGGCAAAAGATAGCAGATGAAGCCGCAAAGCAATGTGGGAGAACAATTCTTCCTACAGTTGAATCCGTTACGGAATTGAAAATCTTTTTGGAAAATATCGATAGTAATCTTGAAGCTTTGATGTGTTATGAAGGAGAAGCTGAGGAACCAATCAAAAAAATTCTTGCAGAATCTTTGGCAAATAGATTTCTTGTTTTAATCGGTCCAGAAGGTGGATTTACTAAAAATGAAGTTGAGATTTGCCAAAAGGCTGGATTAAAAATAGCTACCTTAGGAAAAAGAATTTTGAGAACAGAAACTGCGGCAATTGCAGCATCTGCTATAGTCATGTATGAAAAAGGTGACTTAGGAGCAATGATGAAAGGTTAA
- the nrdD gene encoding anaerobic ribonucleoside-triphosphate reductase: MYMNYKDIKINVIGNLEDKEIQAYVNYIHENNPNRLIEELDIKVDGDYVDLNYRLKPLSFERIRRITGYLVGSVDRWNNAKAAEEKDRVKHG, encoded by the coding sequence ATTTATATGAATTATAAAGATATCAAAATTAATGTTATAGGAAATCTTGAAGACAAAGAAATTCAAGCATATGTAAACTATATCCACGAAAATAATCCAAATAGATTAATAGAGGAACTAGATATTAAAGTCGACGGAGACTATGTAGATTTGAACTATCGTTTAAAGCCTCTTTCTTTCGAGCGAATTCGCCGTATAACAGGTTATTTAGTTGGCAGCGTAGATCGTTGGAATAATGCAAAAGCAGCTGAAGAAAAAGATCGAGTAAAACATGGATAA
- the prmA gene encoding 50S ribosomal protein L11 methyltransferase — protein sequence MKWAEISIKTTHEATEVIAEIFHEVGASGVVIEDPALVNEYRASGAWDYTDIPEATNTEIVTVKAYLPVDEQLDDKLAVFKNRVDELAGHNIDKGLGDINCTEIQDEDWSTTWKEYFHPIKVGDLIVIKPSWEEYNASPDDIIIELDPGMAFGTGTHHTTSMCIRLLEEIIKGGQEVFDVGTGSGVLAITAAKLGAMKVTAVDFDPVAVRVAKENIEANHVSDIITTGQSDLLKNVDGKADVIIANIIADIIIRLLDDIPNRLKLGGTMIASGIIADRLSDVTKAVIDHGLTVDRVIEEGGWVAMVIHNGGN from the coding sequence ATGAAATGGGCAGAAATTAGTATTAAAACAACCCATGAAGCAACGGAAGTGATTGCAGAGATTTTTCATGAGGTAGGAGCAAGTGGTGTTGTAATTGAAGATCCGGCACTTGTAAACGAGTATCGTGCCTCAGGTGCTTGGGATTATACCGATATACCAGAAGCAACTAATACAGAAATCGTTACAGTGAAAGCTTACTTGCCTGTGGATGAGCAACTCGATGATAAATTAGCGGTGTTTAAAAATCGGGTAGATGAATTGGCTGGGCATAATATTGATAAAGGTCTTGGTGATATTAACTGCACAGAGATTCAAGATGAAGATTGGTCAACAACGTGGAAAGAGTATTTTCATCCGATTAAAGTTGGGGATCTCATTGTAATCAAACCATCTTGGGAAGAGTATAATGCTAGTCCAGATGATATTATTATTGAACTTGATCCCGGAATGGCTTTTGGTACGGGAACGCACCATACAACTTCTATGTGCATTCGCCTTTTAGAAGAGATTATCAAAGGTGGGCAGGAAGTATTTGATGTTGGGACAGGTTCAGGGGTCTTAGCAATTACAGCTGCAAAACTTGGAGCGATGAAAGTGACGGCAGTAGACTTTGATCCTGTAGCTGTACGTGTTGCAAAAGAAAATATAGAAGCGAATCATGTAAGTGATATTATTACGACAGGTCAGAGTGATTTATTGAAAAATGTAGATGGCAAGGCGGATGTTATTATTGCCAATATTATTGCGGATATTATTATTCGTTTGCTTGATGATATTCCAAATAGACTAAAGCTAGGTGGAACGATGATTGCTAGTGGTATTATCGCTGATCGCCTCAGTGATGTAACAAAAGCTGTGATTGATCATGGCTTAACAGTTGATCGTGTTATTGAAGAAGGCGGCTGGGTGGCAATGGTAATCCATAATGGAGGAAACTGA
- a CDS encoding NfeD family protein: MQTEFMALPVIKILLMTIIFLSLLVEIKTAGMGVGALFGLIAASVFFASQFMTGLVSLFEIALFLVGIIFVVIELLTPSIGLFAGIGVICVLYSFIMALGGDSTAIYLLVISIIASLILFGFIVKKLPSSKLWSKVVLKDMETSTAGYVSADDHQFLVGKSGVILTELRPSGTALIENKKIDVVSEGSYIEKGTNVKVVAVFGSRIVVRQLD, translated from the coding sequence ATGCAAACAGAGTTTATGGCATTACCTGTCATAAAAATACTTTTAATGACGATTATTTTTCTTTCGCTACTTGTTGAGATAAAAACAGCGGGGATGGGAGTAGGTGCATTATTTGGTCTTATTGCTGCCAGCGTATTTTTTGCCAGTCAATTTATGACGGGATTGGTTAGTTTATTCGAAATTGCTCTCTTCTTAGTAGGAATCATATTTGTTGTTATTGAATTATTAACACCAAGTATTGGTTTATTTGCAGGAATAGGAGTAATTTGTGTTTTATATAGTTTTATTATGGCTCTAGGTGGAGACAGCACGGCAATATATTTGTTAGTAATAAGTATAATTGCATCATTGATTCTTTTTGGTTTTATTGTTAAAAAGCTTCCATCAAGTAAATTGTGGTCAAAGGTTGTTTTAAAGGATATGGAAACATCTACAGCTGGATATGTTAGTGCTGATGATCATCAATTTCTAGTTGGAAAATCAGGTGTTATTTTAACAGAACTTCGTCCTTCAGGGACAGCGCTTATTGAAAATAAAAAAATCGATGTTGTTTCCGAGGGAAGCTATATTGAAAAGGGCACAAATGTTAAAGTTGTTGCTGTATTTGGTAGTCGAATTGTTGTAAGACAACTCGATTAA
- a CDS encoding histidine triad nucleotide-binding protein — MMDCIFCKIANKEIPAKFVYEDEMVMAFHDISPEAPVHILVIPKKHIASLLEVTNEDSQLMVNIMTNVIPRIAKDQGIDEKGFRLVANTKEDGGQTVDHLHFHILGGRSMNWPPG; from the coding sequence ATGATGGATTGTATTTTTTGCAAAATTGCCAATAAAGAAATTCCGGCGAAATTTGTATACGAGGATGAAATGGTAATGGCGTTTCATGATATTAGTCCTGAAGCTCCAGTTCATATTCTTGTTATACCGAAAAAACATATTGCCAGCCTCCTTGAGGTAACGAACGAAGATAGCCAATTGATGGTGAATATCATGACAAATGTCATTCCACGTATTGCAAAAGATCAAGGAATTGATGAAAAAGGATTTCGTTTAGTTGCTAATACCAAAGAAGATGGTGGGCAAACTGTAGATCATTTGCATTTTCATATTTTAGGTGGCCGATCAATGAATTGGCCGCCAGGTTAA